The segment aaataaattattatcataactaAAACTATAATTAATATTGCAACAACAGAAGCAATTATAGCAGTCTGACAAATAGCATATTTAGCGTCTACTACACCTATGCTTCTTTGTATAGCTTCATCAGTAGCCTTTTTTACAGCCATTCCAGCAGAAACTTCGGCCTCTGATACCACAGTTTTTACAGTCGATTCTATAACTGTTCTCGATGAACCTTGGCTTGCATGAGGTAATTTTTTCGATACCAACGTGCAAATAGGATCACTAACGCTAGGAAGATGGACAGAGCCAGATGGTATACATGTCGTGTTATAATGAGAATAAACTTTTTCAGAAATGACAGACactttcatataattttctaCATCAATAAATGATTCAAATCGATGAACACGTAGAATTGATACACCAAATTCTTTTTCTATTCCTTCAATGACTGCGCTCTTAAATGCCGTAGCACCCTTAGCAGCACTCTTAGCTATAGCTGCTTCAATAGCAGCATCAAGTGCCGTAGGTTTCCAGATATTTATAGCAATCCCACCAATTATTCCAACACCTGCTGCAACACCTCCTAGACCACACCCACATTTAAGACAACCTGTTTCTACTTTTTCTGCTAATGATTTGtccattttatctttttcaataatttcttgtatatttttgtcaCGTTCTTCTTTACGTTTTTGGCGTTTATCTTTAATACGTTCTTGGTATTCTTCAAAACGTTGTGATGTTTGTCGATCGAAAGTTCCCTTCACTGATTTCATCTCCGcatcattatcataaatTGACGATCGGATGTCACATTCGCTTAATACTCGTGATGTATATCTTGGCGTATGACGTGTTTTGAGGTatggtttatttttattatatgccTATAaagaatgtaatatatatatatatatatatatttgttataaataggtatattgtatatttagataaattataaaatactatatatatatatatatttataaatattttattcctACATGATATGATGTtactaatatatttaatggaaagaaaaataataatattttagtgTAGTTCAGTTTCATATTTAATGTGatacttatattattttatgattaaaattataactaaatcacataatataattaattttgttttattaaaagaattacatatatttaacgcacaatattattataggaTTTTACTATAATgcataattatttttcccattatataaaatatatttttttactgtAACAATATTATTCCCTTTTATTCagaacagaaaaaaaaaattaaaaaataataaataggaagaaaaaaatatataatataaaaaaacacttccatatttttttataaattatcattttaatatctaataaaatctaattttatatcctacgataaattataatattaattttattttaatatatgtatataataaataaaactatAGTTACAAATAAATAGTTTTCGTTGTAAGTCACATAAAAATGTGTAGAGAAATAATTTTTGAAggtatacaatatatatataagaacttattagaatatatatgcatataatgGATATTACAACATAAACTTGGTATTAtttcaattatataaaacaatttacaattaatattgtgtattataataaaagatataagtATTTTTCAAATTAATAGTAATTGTATTTCTTTTAggttttgttattattttttttttttgttgttctaAAAATTTTTGCATGTTATAGCTTTCTCTCTAATTTATCTATGTAGTTGCAAaggttaatattattatttttataaaaatatttgaacttatttgaaaaaattattaattattgaactatttaattatataataatcacaaaaaaaatatttttaatatttattattattagaaaagaaaattcaaaaaaaaaaaaaaaaaaaaaaaaaaaaaaattaatgaaatgagaaattatatatactattacACAATACACTGTGATGTTTTATGtagtgttttattttatacaaatatattatatttataataataattattattattatatatttcttaaaataaaaatagtattttacattttatcatacattaattgtattattacatgttgtaacaaaataattaattactatatattttaataattatattattattattatatattaaatacataACACGATGTTATACATATTACGATAAAACACGgagttatttatttttaatttatacataatttataactataaaaaaaaaaaagcaaaattAATAACtacaacaaa is part of the Plasmodium falciparum 3D7 genome assembly, chromosome: 9 genome and harbors:
- a CDS encoding rifin; amino-acid sequence: MKLNYTKILLFFFPLNILVTSYHAYNKNKPYLKTRHTPRYTSRVLSECDIRSSIYDNDAEMKSVKGTFDRQTSQRFEEYQERIKDKRQKRKEERDKNIQEIIEKDKMDKSLAEKVETGCLKCGCGLGGVAAGVGIIGGIAINIWKPTALDAAIEAAIAKSAAKGATAFKSAVIEGIEKEFGVSILRVHRFESFIDVENYMKVSVISEKVYSHYNTTCIPSGSVHLPSVSDPICTLVSKKLPHASQGSSRTVIESTVKTVVSEAEVSAGMAVKKATDEAIQRSIGVVDAKYAICQTAIIASVVAILIIVLVMIIIYLVLRYRRKKKMNKKLQYTKLLNQ